The following coding sequences are from one uncultured Desulfobacter sp. window:
- the murJ gene encoding murein biosynthesis integral membrane protein MurJ: protein MTQTSTYKKIGLASFIMMASVFASRIIGLVRETAIAWMGGASAGVDAYQVAFVIPEILNHVVASGFLSITFIPIFTRYLVENKEREGYRVFSVILNCFGAGLLMFICLSMVFAPELICVLAPGLKDGPAFDLAVRMTRIIIPAQFFFFAGGLFNAVQYSKERFVFPALAPLIYNTGIIIGGILLYPVLGMEGFAWGVLGGAFCGSFLLQLFGAKRAGLVYIPSFNFRHPDMIKYVLLTLPLMLGLTMTFSTEILMKFFGSFLTEGSISAMNYALRIMFILVGLFGNAVGVASYPFMAKIAAKKDFHRLNALINQTLKYIFIVMPFSVVFMILNKEVVAVLFQRGAFDAHDAALTSGVLPYFMAGAFAFSAQTIVSRGFFAVQNTIFPAVFSSVCVALSLPLLYFAMTVMGIKGVALGLSLSVIITTGALFEVWSRKTKNAGRSDVYTFFGVMLAVSILVWLILKGVYVEIVQIMPISGFFSHLFTCVIIGTLFLIILAFIGKIFKIREVSSLYAKVLEKTGLLKKGA from the coding sequence ATGACACAAACCTCAACTTATAAAAAAATCGGACTGGCCTCGTTTATCATGATGGCATCGGTCTTTGCCAGCAGGATCATCGGTCTTGTACGGGAAACCGCCATTGCCTGGATGGGCGGGGCAAGCGCGGGCGTTGACGCGTATCAGGTGGCCTTTGTAATTCCTGAAATTTTAAATCATGTGGTGGCCTCGGGGTTCTTATCCATTACATTTATACCGATCTTTACCCGTTATCTTGTTGAAAATAAGGAACGTGAAGGGTACCGGGTATTTTCGGTTATCCTGAACTGCTTTGGTGCAGGCCTTTTAATGTTTATCTGCCTTTCCATGGTCTTTGCCCCGGAACTGATTTGTGTCCTGGCTCCCGGCCTTAAAGACGGTCCGGCCTTTGACCTTGCCGTGCGCATGACCCGGATCATTATTCCGGCCCAGTTTTTCTTTTTTGCAGGCGGCCTGTTCAATGCCGTGCAATATTCAAAGGAGCGGTTTGTTTTCCCGGCGCTTGCACCATTAATTTACAATACCGGCATTATTATTGGCGGGATACTGCTGTACCCGGTTCTGGGCATGGAAGGATTTGCCTGGGGTGTGCTGGGCGGCGCCTTTTGCGGAAGTTTTCTGCTTCAATTATTTGGGGCCAAAAGGGCGGGGCTGGTCTATATACCAAGTTTTAATTTCAGGCATCCGGATATGATCAAGTACGTATTGCTGACGCTCCCTCTGATGCTTGGACTGACCATGACCTTTTCCACGGAAATTTTGATGAAATTCTTTGGGTCGTTTTTAACGGAAGGAAGCATTTCAGCCATGAATTACGCCCTTCGCATCATGTTTATACTGGTGGGGCTTTTCGGCAATGCCGTTGGCGTGGCCTCCTATCCGTTCATGGCAAAAATTGCGGCCAAAAAAGATTTTCACCGCTTGAATGCCCTTATCAACCAGACACTGAAATATATCTTTATTGTGATGCCCTTTTCAGTTGTCTTTATGATTCTTAATAAAGAGGTGGTGGCCGTTTTATTCCAGCGCGGCGCATTTGACGCCCATGACGCCGCCCTGACATCAGGAGTGCTGCCCTATTTCATGGCAGGGGCATTTGCATTTTCCGCCCAGACCATTGTGTCCCGGGGTTTTTTTGCCGTTCAAAATACGATATTCCCTGCGGTGTTCTCGTCTGTGTGCGTGGCGTTAAGCCTGCCGCTGCTCTATTTTGCCATGACCGTCATGGGGATTAAAGGCGTGGCGCTGGGCCTGTCGTTGTCCGTGATCATTACCACAGGCGCTTTATTTGAAGTGTGGAGCAGAAAAACAAAAAATGCCGGCCGGTCGGATGTCTACACCTTCTTTGGTGTAATGCTGGCGGTCAGCATCCTGGTATGGTTAATCTTAAAAGGGGTATATGTTGAAATTGTCCAGATAATGCCGATTTCCGGATTTTTTTCCCATCTTTTCACATGTGTGATTATCGGCACATTATTTCTGATCATTCTGGCATTTATTGGGAAGATTTTCAAAATCAGAGAGGTTAGTTCGCTCTATGCCAAGGTGCTTGAAAAGACCGGTCTATTGAAAAAGGGGGCTTGA
- a CDS encoding universal stress protein gives MKILVGYRGTNIGHDLLKLAAEHAKAFDATVLVVTSMLEGTEKDQEKILEAEKNLDQAQVFFKGEGITCEKHLLIRGMEAGEDIVSFSDEKNVDEIIIGVKSRSNVGKLLFGSTAQTVILEADCPVVSVR, from the coding sequence ATGAAAATTCTCGTTGGATATAGAGGCACAAATATCGGTCATGATCTGCTCAAGCTTGCGGCTGAGCATGCAAAGGCATTCGATGCCACGGTACTGGTTGTCACCTCGATGCTGGAGGGGACCGAAAAAGACCAGGAAAAAATCCTGGAAGCGGAAAAAAATCTGGACCAGGCCCAGGTTTTTTTTAAGGGAGAGGGCATCACCTGTGAAAAACATTTGCTCATCCGGGGTATGGAAGCCGGGGAGGATATTGTCTCCTTTTCAGATGAAAAAAATGTGGATGAAATTATCATTGGCGTGAAAAGCCGTTCAAATGTCGGCAAGCTATTGTTTGGTTCCACAGCGCAAACAGTGATATTAGAGGCGGACTGTCCGGTTGTCAGCGTAAGGTAA
- a CDS encoding metal-dependent hydrolase, which produces MKLRYFSHSAFQITCDDGLKILIDPFFDNNPISPVKAEDVDADYILISHGHWDHLGDTLGIAQRCNALCICENELGSYLTNKGLNVHRMHIGGAFAFDFGRVKLTQALHSSVTPDNVCHGTPTGVVITIDGKTLYHTGDTGLFSDMKLIGQLDDIHTMMVPIGDNFTMGIEDAAMACEFVEPVQAVPMHYNTFDVIQANPEDFCEKVSAKGIACKMMNFGDQITI; this is translated from the coding sequence ATGAAATTAAGATATTTTTCCCACTCTGCTTTTCAAATTACCTGTGATGACGGGTTAAAAATTCTGATTGACCCTTTTTTTGATAATAATCCCATATCTCCGGTGAAGGCTGAAGATGTTGACGCCGACTATATTCTGATCAGCCATGGCCATTGGGACCACCTTGGCGATACCCTGGGCATTGCCCAAAGATGCAATGCGCTGTGCATTTGTGAGAATGAACTTGGTTCGTATTTAACCAACAAGGGACTTAATGTTCATCGAATGCACATTGGCGGTGCCTTTGCCTTTGATTTCGGCAGAGTTAAGCTCACCCAGGCCCTTCACAGCTCAGTCACCCCGGATAATGTCTGTCACGGCACCCCCACAGGCGTTGTGATCACCATCGACGGCAAGACCCTTTATCATACGGGGGATACGGGACTGTTTTCCGATATGAAGCTGATTGGACAGCTGGACGATATCCATACCATGATGGTGCCCATCGGTGATAACTTTACCATGGGAATCGAAGACGCTGCCATGGCCTGTGAGTTTGTCGAACCGGTTCAGGCCGTTCCCATGCACTACAATACATTTGACGTGATCCAGGCAAACCCCGAAGACTTTTGTGAAAAAGTCAGTGCCAAAGGCATTGCATGTAAAATGATGAATTTTGGTGATCAGATCACTATCTAA